A single genomic interval of Dysidea avara chromosome 8, odDysAvar1.4, whole genome shotgun sequence harbors:
- the LOC136264921 gene encoding F-box only protein 6-like, with translation MVAIVGVWKTWQLKMTKHNLSVKENGGSKSNYATSYGLCTRRQIVDLVAAGLHPEILDKLQPTIEASEWYAARWDCGSTYWVRVTLLDAKKKKIVEDAFEDTTPQWAGGEKGWCKYSYSFSSYGPGVRYVEFWDQGKDTQFWAGHYGSKMAGAVIKVSFN, from the coding sequence ATGGTGGCGATTGTTGGTGTGTGGAAGACATGGCAATTAAAGATGACAAAACACAACTTATCAGTCAAGGAAAATGGTGGCAGCAAAAGCAACTATGCTACTTCCTATGGCCTATGTACCAGAAGGCAAATAGTTGATTTGGTGGCAGCAGGCTTACACCCAGAAATCCTTGACAAGTTACAACCTACCATTGAAGCTTCTGAGTGGTATGCTGCCAGGTGGGACTGTGGCTCCACCTACTGGGTACGTGTTACACTTCTTGATGCTAAAAAGAAGAAGATTGTTGAAGACGCTTTTGAAGATACTACTCCACAGTGGGCTGGTGGGGAGAAAGGATGGTGTAAGTACTCCTACTCTTTTAGCAGTTATGGACCTGGTGTACGCTATGTAGAGTTTTGGGATCAAGGAAAGGACACTCAATTCTGGGCTGGACATTATGGCAGTAAAATGGCTGGGGCTGTTATTAAAGTTTCATTTAATTAA
- the LOC136265003 gene encoding uncharacterized protein, whose product MEKFLDETEDEDFEYSPDDDFQIPDINEFVSAIQDAFQMVHQLRHINAQLVGKMSDLLKKRDVQQHEKEEVGKQHKDQILSKYTQEAIKSGRLEKTTKGLNEASVCFAKPLPDK is encoded by the exons ATGGAAAAATTTCTTGATGAA ACTGAAGATGAAGATTTTGAGTACAGCCCCGATGACGATTTTCAAATTCCTGATATAAATGAGTTTGT ATCTGCAATTCAGGATGCCTTCCAAATGGTGCACCAACTAAGACATATCAATGCTCAACTGGTTGGAAAGATGTCTGATTTACTCAA AAAAAGAGATGTACAACAGCATGAAAAGG AAGAAGTTGGAAAACAACATAAAGATCAAATCCTGTCCAAGTATACACAGGAGGCCATCAAAAGTGGCAG GTTAGAAAAGACTACTAAAGGTCTGAATGAGGCAAGTGTTTGTTTTG CAAAACCGCTACCAGACAAGTGA